One stretch of Rhodoferax lithotrophicus DNA includes these proteins:
- a CDS encoding ATP-binding protein has translation MNTASLESPATDTAPEHHAPQRITLVRRDYNAWVAAETLEDYALRFTPQGFRKWSEWRVAQTALGGAAAFLILEAVGATLLVQYGFVNAFWAILATGLIIFLAGLPISIYAARYGVDMDLLTRGAGFGYIGSTITSLIYATFTFIFFALEAAVMAYALELALGIPPRWGYLICALAVIPLVTHGVSTISRLQVWTQPLWLVMLVVPFVYVLMRNPGAFVGITHYIGDKSGSEGFSLPLFGAALTVGVALMTQMGEQADYLRFMPVRTAANTRRWWFSVLVGGPGWVGLGVLKMLGGALLAYLAIQNAVPLDRAVDPNQMYLAAYEVVFPNYGWAVAATALFVVLSQLKINVTNAYAGSLAWSNFFSRLTHSHPGRVVWVVFNTLIAFTLMEMNVFAALGDVLGLYSNIAIAWMMAVVADLVINKPLGLSPPGIEFKRAHLYDINPVGVGAMALASLLSVTAYLGFWGPMAQAFSAIIALATAFVAAPLIAWATQGRYYLARQVAKVDEVSTQSHPLQTCVICERVYEAPDMAHCPAYQGPICSLCCTLDARCGDLCKPHAKLSGQWEAALRWLLPRHVWAHLDKGLGTFLMLMLAIAPLLASLFGLLYQQEIRSLAQSVWDAQMLQAAAAVLRAGFFKAFMALILVSGLVVWWVVLAHQSRRVAQEESNRQTHLLMREIDLHRKTDEALQHARQVAENARAAAELAKLAADQANQAKSRYISAISHELRTPLNSILGYAQLMGEDASIPPHRKQAVSVIKRGGEHLLSLIEGTLDIAHIEAGRLTLNAKPMPFADLVLDIASLFELEAQAKGLVFHCEITGSLPTLVRADEKRVRQIVINLLGNALKFTQQGHVILRARYAREMAFIEIEDTGPGLPEAEIDRIFEPFARAQSAGSNTPGAGLGLTIAKMLTDLMGGEMSLTSSPGMGSVFRVKLFLPEVRLDSSTGVCDPVSQHAHRLSVRRPRLGYTGPRKRILVVDNELADRDLLLQVLHPLGFEVRTAASGHDCLDLLAAGYLPEVILMDLAMPGIDGWETIRRLRELLKDSPHVMPHIAIVSANAFDRGLDNDLGVPSEDFILKPVRHADLLDWLERRLNLNWLETSSPVVPQPPAVTQAMVYPEPQQLQGLLDLVNLGFYRGILNQLDRLDAAQPAYNDFVAHMRELARQFQFETMSQQLTQHLHSPVQGS, from the coding sequence GTGAATACTGCCTCCCTTGAATCCCCAGCCACAGACACCGCGCCTGAGCACCATGCGCCACAGCGCATCACGCTGGTGCGTCGGGACTACAACGCCTGGGTAGCCGCTGAAACGCTGGAAGATTACGCACTGCGCTTCACGCCGCAAGGTTTTCGAAAGTGGTCAGAATGGCGTGTAGCGCAGACAGCACTGGGTGGTGCTGCTGCGTTTTTGATACTGGAGGCGGTGGGGGCCACCTTGCTGGTGCAATATGGCTTTGTGAATGCGTTCTGGGCGATTCTGGCCACCGGGCTGATCATCTTTCTGGCCGGGTTGCCGATCAGCATTTACGCCGCCCGTTATGGTGTGGACATGGATTTGCTTACCCGTGGGGCTGGCTTTGGCTACATTGGTTCGACCATTACCTCGCTGATTTACGCCACCTTCACCTTCATCTTTTTTGCGCTGGAGGCCGCCGTGATGGCTTATGCGCTGGAGTTGGCGCTGGGTATACCACCGCGCTGGGGCTATCTGATCTGTGCGCTGGCGGTGATTCCACTGGTGACTCACGGGGTGTCCACCATCAGCCGCTTGCAGGTCTGGACACAACCTTTGTGGCTGGTGATGTTGGTGGTGCCTTTTGTGTACGTATTGATGCGTAACCCCGGCGCGTTTGTAGGAATTACGCACTACATTGGTGACAAATCAGGTTCGGAAGGTTTTAGTCTGCCTTTGTTTGGTGCGGCTCTCACGGTAGGTGTGGCGCTGATGACACAAATGGGCGAGCAGGCTGACTACCTGCGTTTTATGCCTGTGCGTACCGCCGCAAATACACGCCGCTGGTGGTTCAGTGTGCTGGTTGGCGGGCCTGGCTGGGTTGGTCTTGGGGTGCTGAAAATGCTGGGTGGCGCACTCTTGGCCTACCTGGCCATTCAAAACGCAGTGCCGTTGGACCGGGCGGTTGACCCGAATCAGATGTACCTGGCGGCTTACGAGGTTGTATTTCCCAACTACGGCTGGGCGGTGGCCGCCACGGCGCTGTTTGTGGTGCTGTCGCAGCTCAAGATCAATGTCACCAACGCCTACGCCGGGTCGCTGGCCTGGAGCAATTTCTTCTCGCGTCTGACCCACAGTCACCCGGGGCGCGTGGTGTGGGTGGTGTTCAATACGTTGATTGCCTTCACGCTGATGGAGATGAACGTGTTTGCCGCCCTGGGTGATGTACTGGGGCTGTATTCCAATATTGCCATTGCCTGGATGATGGCCGTGGTGGCCGATCTGGTGATCAACAAGCCGCTGGGCCTGTCGCCGCCCGGCATTGAGTTCAAACGGGCGCATTTGTACGACATCAACCCGGTGGGGGTGGGGGCGATGGCGCTGGCATCACTGCTGTCTGTCACCGCTTATCTGGGGTTCTGGGGGCCCATGGCACAGGCGTTTTCGGCCATCATCGCCCTGGCCACCGCCTTTGTAGCCGCCCCCCTGATAGCCTGGGCCACACAGGGCCGGTATTACCTTGCCCGTCAGGTGGCTAAAGTGGATGAGGTCAGTACCCAGTCGCATCCGCTGCAGACGTGTGTGATTTGCGAGCGTGTTTACGAGGCACCGGACATGGCTCATTGCCCGGCTTATCAGGGGCCGATCTGTTCACTGTGTTGCACGCTGGATGCCCGCTGTGGCGATTTGTGCAAACCTCATGCCAAACTGTCTGGGCAGTGGGAGGCTGCGCTGCGTTGGCTGTTACCCAGGCATGTCTGGGCCCATCTGGACAAAGGTCTGGGCACGTTTTTGATGCTGATGCTGGCGATTGCGCCGTTGCTGGCCAGCTTGTTTGGTTTGCTTTACCAGCAAGAAATTCGTTCGCTGGCGCAATCGGTGTGGGATGCCCAGATGTTGCAGGCTGCGGCAGCGGTGTTGCGGGCCGGCTTCTTCAAGGCCTTCATGGCCCTCATTCTGGTGTCCGGACTGGTTGTTTGGTGGGTGGTATTGGCGCACCAGAGCCGTCGGGTGGCGCAGGAAGAGTCCAACCGCCAAACCCACTTGCTGATGCGTGAAATTGACTTGCACCGCAAGACGGACGAGGCACTGCAACATGCCCGGCAGGTGGCTGAAAACGCCCGGGCTGCGGCCGAATTGGCCAAGCTGGCAGCAGATCAGGCCAATCAGGCCAAAAGCCGCTACATCAGCGCCATCAGTCATGAATTGCGCACACCGCTCAACAGCATTTTGGGCTATGCGCAGTTGATGGGTGAAGACGCGTCCATTCCACCACACCGCAAGCAAGCCGTGAGTGTCATCAAGCGGGGTGGCGAGCACCTGCTTTCACTGATTGAAGGTACCCTGGACATTGCCCACATTGAGGCCGGTCGGCTTACCCTGAACGCCAAACCCATGCCGTTTGCCGATCTGGTGCTTGACATTGCCAGTCTGTTCGAGCTTGAAGCGCAAGCCAAGGGGTTGGTGTTTCATTGTGAGATTACCGGCAGCTTGCCCACTTTGGTGCGAGCCGATGAAAAACGGGTGCGCCAGATTGTGATCAACCTGCTGGGCAATGCCCTCAAGTTCACCCAGCAGGGCCACGTGATTCTGCGGGCACGTTATGCACGGGAAATGGCTTTTATCGAGATCGAGGACACCGGGCCGGGTTTACCGGAGGCGGAAATTGATCGCATTTTTGAGCCTTTTGCACGGGCCCAGAGTGCGGGTTCCAACACGCCAGGGGCCGGTCTGGGGTTGACTATTGCCAAGATGCTGACGGATTTGATGGGCGGCGAGATGTCGCTCACCAGTTCCCCCGGCATGGGTTCGGTGTTCAGGGTCAAACTGTTTTTGCCGGAGGTGCGTCTGGATTCATCCACCGGTGTGTGCGACCCGGTATCCCAACATGCCCATCGTCTGTCTGTGCGCCGCCCGCGTCTGGGCTATACCGGGCCACGCAAGCGTATCCTGGTGGTAGACAACGAGCTTGCTGACCGCGACTTGCTCTTGCAGGTGTTGCACCCTCTTGGATTTGAGGTGCGTACTGCCGCCAGCGGCCACGACTGTCTGGACTTGCTGGCGGCAGGCTACTTGCCTGAGGTGATTCTGATGGACTTGGCCATGCCGGGTATTGACGGCTGGGAAACCATTCGCCGCTTGAGAGAGTTGCTTAAAGACAGTCCACACGTGATGCCCCACATCGCCATCGTGTCCGCCAACGCATTTGACCGTGGGTTGGACAACGATCTGGGTGTGCCATCCGAGGATTTCATCCTCAAGCCAGTGCGCCACGCCGATCTGCTGGATTGGCTGGAGCGGCGCTTGAATCTGAATTGGCTGGAAACTTCATCACCCGTGGTGCCTCAACCACCTGCGGTGACCCAGGCGATGGTGTATCCAGAGCCGCAGCAATTGCAAGGATTGCTGGATCTGGTGAACCTGGGTTTCTACCGGGGTATTCTGAACCAGCTCGACAGACTGGATGCCGCACAACCGGCCTATAACGACTTTGTTGCACACATGCGTGAGCTGGCACGGCAATTTCAGTTTGAAACCATGAGCCAGCAGCTCACCCAACACCTCCACTCACCGGTTCAGGGCTCGTGA
- the ureA gene encoding urease subunit gamma encodes MELTPREKDKLLIFTAGLLAERRKARGLKLNYPEAVALISAAVMEGARDGQSVAELMSFGRTLLTRADVMDGIAEMIPDIQVEATFPDGTKLVTVHQPIV; translated from the coding sequence ATGGAACTTACCCCTAGAGAAAAAGACAAGCTGCTGATCTTCACCGCTGGCCTGCTGGCCGAGCGACGCAAAGCCCGTGGCTTGAAACTCAACTACCCCGAGGCGGTTGCCTTGATCAGTGCCGCGGTCATGGAAGGTGCACGCGATGGTCAAAGTGTGGCTGAGCTGATGAGCTTTGGCCGCACCCTGCTGACCCGCGCCGATGTCATGGACGGCATTGCAGAGATGATTCCCGACATTCAGGTTGAAGCCACCTTCCCAGACGGCACCAAATTGGTTACCGTACACCAGCCGATTGTGTAA
- a CDS encoding HupE/UreJ family protein: MRQSLLKTIFFIAACALPAWSSAHTGVDSQVHPSFFTGFTHPLLGLDHMAAMVAVGLWSALSARRAGIELLWGPLGFANLLLVGAMLGMNGLELPVVEPMIAASLLVLGLLVVSRLQLPALKAALLVGVFAIFHGLAHGLELAHSPNAFQTLAGMLTATVLLHLAGLGMGWALRTANVWLVRLVGALVAVFGSVLLLQ, translated from the coding sequence ATGCGTCAAAGTCTTTTGAAAACTATATTTTTTATAGCTGCTTGCGCTTTACCAGCATGGTCTTCAGCCCATACTGGCGTAGATAGTCAAGTGCACCCCAGTTTTTTTACCGGGTTCACCCATCCGCTGTTGGGCCTGGATCACATGGCTGCCATGGTGGCGGTGGGCTTGTGGAGTGCGCTGAGCGCTCGCCGGGCTGGTATTGAACTGTTGTGGGGACCTTTGGGCTTTGCCAACCTGCTTTTGGTGGGTGCCATGCTCGGCATGAACGGGCTGGAGTTGCCTGTCGTCGAGCCGATGATTGCAGCATCCCTGCTGGTGCTGGGCCTGCTGGTGGTGTCGCGTCTGCAACTGCCTGCCTTGAAGGCGGCCCTGCTGGTGGGGGTGTTTGCCATCTTTCACGGACTGGCGCATGGACTTGAATTGGCCCACAGCCCGAACGCCTTTCAAACGCTGGCAGGTATGTTGACGGCCACGGTATTGCTGCACCTGGCCGGACTGGGCATGGGCTGGGCTTTGCGAACTGCCAATGTCTGGCTGGTTCGTTTGGTTGGTGCGCTGGTAGCGGTGTTTGGCAGCGTCCTGCTCCTGCAATAA
- a CDS encoding urease subunit beta, producing the protein MIPGEFFTDGPEHVLNPGRRTHTLVVVNASDRPIQVGSHYHFAETNGALGFDRAAAQGMRLNIPSGSAVRFEPGQQRTVELVDYAGDRIVYGFRGLTQGAL; encoded by the coding sequence ATGATTCCAGGCGAATTTTTCACCGATGGCCCCGAGCATGTGCTCAACCCCGGCCGCCGTACCCACACCCTGGTGGTGGTGAACGCATCCGACCGCCCCATCCAGGTGGGTTCGCATTACCACTTTGCCGAAACCAACGGCGCATTGGGTTTTGACCGTGCGGCGGCACAAGGCATGCGCCTGAACATTCCTTCTGGCTCAGCGGTGCGCTTTGAGCCAGGACAGCAGCGCACAGTGGAGCTGGTGGACTACGCCGGGGATCGCATCGTTTATGGCTTTCGTGGTCTCACGCAAGGCGCTCTGTAG
- the ureC gene encoding urease subunit alpha, which translates to MATIGRRAYAEIFGPTVGDRVRLADTNLIIEVEADLTLGAGGYGEEVKFGGGKTIRDGMAQSQRSRAEGAVDTVMTNALIIDHWGIIKADIGLKDSRIVAIGKAGNPDTQPGVNIIIGPGTEIISCEGSIVTAGGFDSHIHFICPQLIEEALSSGITTMTGGGTGPATGTFATTCTPGPWHMERMLQAADGFAMNLGYLGKGNASLPQALHEQIEAGAIGLKLHEDWGTTPAAIDNCLSVAELTDTQVAIHTDTLNESGFVEDSLAAFKGRSIHTFHTEGAGGGHAPDIMKLVGEPNVLPSSTNPTRPYTVNTLDEHVDMLMVCHHLDAGIAEDLAFAESRIRKETIAAEDILHDLGAISIMSSDSQAMGRVGEVIIRTWQTAHKMKAQRGWLPPPAERREPVEQLQRNDNYRVKRYIAKYTINPALTHGMAHEVGSLEVGKWADLVVWKPAFFGIKPALILKGGFIAMAAMGDPNASIPTPQPVHYRPMFGSFGGALARGSITFISQAGENSGIKERFGLNKHVSAVRNIRGIRKVDMIHNAYLPKMEIDAQTYSVRADGQLLTCEPAVSLPMAQRYFLF; encoded by the coding sequence ATGGCCACGATTGGACGACGTGCTTATGCCGAAATATTTGGCCCCACCGTGGGCGACCGGGTGCGCCTGGCCGATACCAACCTCATCATCGAGGTGGAAGCCGACCTGACGCTGGGCGCAGGCGGCTATGGCGAAGAAGTGAAATTTGGCGGTGGCAAAACCATCCGTGACGGCATGGCTCAAAGCCAGCGCAGCCGGGCTGAAGGTGCGGTGGACACCGTCATGACCAATGCCCTGATCATCGACCACTGGGGCATCATCAAAGCCGACATTGGCCTCAAAGACAGCCGCATCGTTGCCATTGGCAAAGCGGGCAACCCCGACACCCAGCCGGGTGTGAACATCATCATTGGCCCTGGCACGGAAATCATCAGCTGCGAAGGCAGCATCGTCACTGCAGGCGGGTTTGACAGCCACATTCACTTCATTTGCCCACAACTGATTGAAGAAGCTTTAAGCAGCGGCATTACCACCATGACCGGCGGTGGCACTGGCCCGGCCACCGGCACCTTCGCCACCACCTGCACACCGGGGCCGTGGCACATGGAGCGCATGCTGCAGGCGGCAGACGGTTTTGCCATGAATTTGGGCTATTTGGGCAAAGGCAATGCCAGCCTGCCCCAAGCCCTGCATGAACAGATTGAAGCCGGAGCCATTGGCCTGAAGCTGCACGAAGACTGGGGCACTACGCCAGCGGCCATTGACAACTGCCTGAGCGTCGCCGAACTCACCGATACCCAAGTGGCCATCCACACCGACACGCTCAACGAATCCGGCTTTGTGGAAGACTCCCTGGCCGCGTTCAAAGGCCGCAGCATCCACACCTTCCACACCGAAGGTGCTGGCGGTGGCCATGCGCCGGACATCATGAAACTGGTGGGTGAACCCAACGTATTACCCTCCTCCACCAACCCCACGCGCCCCTACACCGTCAACACGCTGGACGAACATGTGGACATGCTGATGGTCTGCCATCACCTCGATGCAGGCATTGCCGAAGACCTGGCCTTTGCCGAAAGCCGCATTCGCAAGGAAACCATTGCCGCCGAAGACATCCTGCACGATCTGGGGGCCATCAGCATCATGAGCAGCGACAGCCAGGCCATGGGCCGAGTTGGTGAAGTGATCATCCGCACATGGCAAACCGCGCACAAAATGAAGGCACAACGTGGTTGGTTGCCCCCGCCTGCCGAGCGCCGTGAGCCCGTGGAACAACTGCAGCGCAATGACAACTACCGGGTAAAACGCTACATTGCCAAATACACCATCAACCCCGCGCTGACCCACGGCATGGCACATGAAGTGGGTAGCCTGGAGGTCGGCAAATGGGCCGATCTGGTGGTCTGGAAACCAGCCTTTTTTGGCATCAAACCCGCGCTGATTCTGAAAGGTGGCTTCATTGCCATGGCGGCCATGGGGGACCCCAATGCCAGTATTCCCACCCCCCAGCCAGTGCATTACCGCCCCATGTTTGGCAGTTTTGGTGGCGCACTGGCACGCGGCTCAATCACCTTTATCTCCCAGGCAGGTGAAAACTCGGGCATCAAAGAGCGTTTTGGGCTGAATAAACATGTGAGCGCCGTGCGCAATATCCGCGGTATACGCAAGGTGGACATGATCCACAACGCCTATCTGCCCAAGATGGAGATTGACGCACAGACCTACAGCGTGCGTGCCGACGGCCAGTTGCTTACCTGCGAGCCAGCGGTGAGCTTACCGATGGCACAGCGCTACTTTTTGTTTTGA
- a CDS encoding type II toxin-antitoxin system death-on-curing family toxin — MSAERPTWVWLDPALIHAVHEEQLAEHGGGTGLRDANLPGSALVRPEQLVCYGTPDVADLAAAYGYGISRNHPFIDGNKRTAFVAMELFLALNGFDLLANDVDCVMTMLAVAAGEIEEAAFAQWIRQHVQAR, encoded by the coding sequence ATGAGCGCCGAGCGCCCAACCTGGGTGTGGCTTGACCCGGCGTTGATTCATGCGGTGCATGAAGAGCAATTGGCTGAACACGGCGGGGGCACAGGCTTGCGCGATGCCAATTTGCCGGGATCGGCACTGGTCCGCCCCGAGCAGCTTGTCTGTTACGGCACACCGGATGTGGCTGACTTGGCAGCGGCTTATGGCTACGGCATCTCACGTAACCATCCTTTTATTGACGGCAACAAGCGCACCGCCTTTGTGGCAATGGAACTGTTTTTGGCACTGAATGGATTTGACCTGTTGGCCAACGATGTTGATTGTGTGATGACCATGCTCGCTGTTGCCGCAGGCGAGATCGAAGAAGCGGCCTTTGCCCAGTGGATTCGGCAGCATGTACAAGCCCGTTAA
- a CDS encoding AbrB/MazE/SpoVT family DNA-binding domain-containing protein, which yields MSALKLTQIGNSVGVILPKEVLARLNLEKGDTLFLSDAANGIMLTPYDPTFDMQMTEARRIMKKRREVLRELAK from the coding sequence ATGTCAGCACTCAAACTCACCCAAATCGGCAACTCGGTCGGCGTGATCTTGCCCAAAGAGGTGCTGGCGCGCCTTAACCTGGAAAAGGGCGACACCCTGTTTCTGAGCGATGCCGCCAATGGCATCATGCTCACGCCTTATGACCCTACGTTCGACATGCAAATGACAGAGGCCCGCCGCATCATGAAAAAGCGCCGTGAGGTTTTGCGCGAGTTGGCCAAATGA
- the ureE gene encoding urease accessory protein UreE, with amino-acid sequence MLQISKLIPQGKGLASVLLKRASTVELDWDVRQKSRFDATDSSSRQLGIFLPRGTVARGGDVLVAHDGSLIKVWAAPQAVLKITHCPEHGTPFDLIRAAYHLGNRHVPIELKPDHLKIEPDHVLADMLRAMHLIVNEVTEPFEPENGAYATGGHFGGHHHGHEHDHDHKHNSRPATSPTPPAPHVHGPGCNHDHDHGH; translated from the coding sequence ATGTTGCAGATCTCCAAACTCATTCCCCAAGGCAAAGGCCTGGCTTCGGTGTTGCTCAAACGTGCCAGCACGGTGGAGCTGGACTGGGATGTGCGCCAGAAAAGCCGGTTCGATGCCACCGACTCCAGCAGCCGCCAGCTCGGTATTTTTCTGCCGCGCGGCACGGTCGCGCGCGGCGGGGATGTGCTGGTGGCGCACGATGGCTCGCTGATCAAGGTATGGGCGGCACCACAAGCCGTGTTAAAAATCACCCACTGCCCGGAGCATGGCACGCCGTTTGACCTAATCCGCGCCGCCTACCACCTGGGCAACCGGCATGTGCCGATTGAACTCAAGCCCGATCACCTGAAGATCGAGCCTGACCACGTGCTGGCCGACATGCTGCGTGCCATGCACCTGATCGTGAACGAGGTCACCGAGCCGTTTGAACCGGAAAACGGGGCCTATGCCACCGGAGGACACTTTGGCGGACACCACCATGGTCATGAGCATGACCATGACCACAAACACAACTCCAGGCCAGCGACCAGCCCAACACCCCCCGCGCCCCACGTACATGGCCCCGGCTGCAACCACGACCACGACCACGGTCATTAA
- a CDS encoding urease accessory protein UreF, with protein sequence MLDSSLLQLMWLASPALPIGGFSYSECLEAAVESARIATEKEASDWLLDQLEISLARSDLALVAQAIAAWQAADTPRIQTLNTWVLQTRESSELRAQTEQMGRSLLEWLRNHTTATPAQISLLANMQATYPMAFALAAACTQAPLRDCLLTYAFGWAENMVQAAIKSVPLGQSAGQRILSALAAQIPAAVEHALTLQDDQRQAFSPMLAILSAQHEVQYSRLFRS encoded by the coding sequence ATGCTTGACTCCAGCCTGCTTCAGCTCATGTGGCTGGCCTCCCCGGCCCTGCCAATTGGTGGTTTTTCATACTCAGAATGCCTTGAAGCCGCCGTTGAATCTGCACGAATAGCTACAGAAAAAGAAGCATCCGACTGGCTGCTGGATCAGCTTGAAATCAGCCTGGCGCGTTCTGATCTGGCGCTGGTGGCGCAAGCCATTGCCGCCTGGCAGGCGGCCGACACCCCCCGCATTCAGACACTCAACACCTGGGTGTTGCAAACCCGGGAAAGCAGTGAATTGCGTGCACAAACCGAGCAAATGGGCCGCAGCCTGCTGGAATGGCTGCGCAACCACACCACGGCAACCCCTGCACAAATCAGCCTATTGGCGAACATGCAAGCCACCTACCCCATGGCCTTTGCCCTGGCGGCCGCCTGCACCCAGGCACCGTTACGCGACTGTCTGCTGACCTACGCCTTTGGCTGGGCCGAAAACATGGTGCAAGCCGCCATCAAGTCGGTGCCGCTAGGCCAAAGTGCCGGTCAGCGGATTTTGTCGGCCCTTGCCGCCCAGATTCCGGCGGCGGTTGAACATGCGCTCACGCTGCAAGATGATCAGCGCCAAGCCTTTTCCCCCATGCTGGCGATCCTGAGCGCCCAGCATGAAGTGCAATATTCACGCCTTTTCAGGTCCTAG
- the ureG gene encoding urease accessory protein UreG, giving the protein MNTPLHHIPNRTKPLPPLRVGIGGPVGSGKTTLLEMLCKAMREQYDLVAITNDIYTKEDQRLLTVSGALPAERIMGVETGGCPHTAIREDCSINLEAIDRMLVDFPNADIVFVESGGDNLAATFSPELSDLTIYVIDVAAGEKIPRKGGPGITKSDLFVINKTDLAPHVGANLEVMRADTERMRTTAKGLKPFVMTNLKTLQGLEEVISFIKHRGMLD; this is encoded by the coding sequence ATGAACACGCCCTTGCACCACATCCCCAACCGCACCAAACCCCTGCCTCCCTTGCGCGTGGGCATTGGCGGCCCGGTCGGCTCCGGCAAAACCACACTGCTGGAGATGCTGTGCAAAGCCATGCGTGAGCAGTACGACCTGGTGGCCATCACCAACGACATCTACACCAAGGAAGACCAGCGCCTGCTGACCGTCAGCGGCGCACTGCCTGCCGAGCGCATCATGGGGGTGGAGACCGGCGGCTGCCCACACACCGCCATCCGTGAAGACTGCTCGATCAATCTGGAGGCCATCGACCGCATGCTGGTGGACTTTCCCAACGCCGACATCGTGTTTGTGGAAAGTGGTGGCGACAACCTGGCCGCCACCTTCAGCCCCGAGCTGTCTGACCTGACGATTTACGTGATCGACGTAGCCGCAGGCGAAAAAATCCCGCGCAAGGGTGGCCCCGGCATCACCAAAAGCGACCTGTTTGTCATCAACAAGACCGACCTGGCCCCGCATGTGGGTGCCAACCTGGAGGTGATGCGTGCCGACACTGAACGTATGCGCACCACCGCCAAGGGGCTCAAGCCATTTGTCATGACCAACCTCAAAACCCTGCAAGGGCTCGAAGAGGTGATTTCCTTTATCAAGCATCGGGGCATGCTGGACTGA
- a CDS encoding TIGR03790 family protein → MCLWAALLAHAQTTPSPATTPPEASQPATRHWINVPRIQGKLMAADMGLVINTADPYSVAVGAYYQQKRHIPPEQVLRLELPVRNSLSEAEFEQLDTRIRAHMGPQVQALALAWTQPFAVECNGITAAVTLGFEPCAPTQNTCDLHKASRYFNAAPAKPFTELGLRPSMLLASRSIHSAKAMIDRGVASDGLLGKLGGPTASAVFVSTTDTHRNVRAALFPPAGMVRGKALQVLLREGADTSPLSGVVLFQTGVVSLGEINRQQWLPGALADHLTSFGGQLMDGHGQMSVLDWLESGATASYGTVSEPCNHLQKFPHPQVLLLNYLQGATALEAYWRSVAWPAQGVFVGEPLAAPF, encoded by the coding sequence ATGTGCCTCTGGGCCGCGCTGCTGGCCCACGCCCAAACCACCCCATCGCCCGCGACCACGCCGCCCGAGGCCAGCCAGCCAGCCACCCGGCACTGGATCAACGTGCCACGCATCCAAGGCAAGCTGATGGCAGCGGACATGGGTCTGGTGATCAACACCGCCGACCCCTACTCGGTGGCCGTGGGTGCGTATTACCAGCAAAAACGCCACATTCCACCCGAGCAGGTGTTGCGGCTGGAGCTGCCGGTACGCAACAGTTTGAGCGAGGCCGAGTTTGAGCAGCTCGACACCCGTATTCGGGCGCACATGGGGCCGCAGGTACAAGCTCTGGCCCTGGCCTGGACGCAGCCTTTTGCCGTGGAATGCAACGGCATCACCGCAGCGGTCACGCTGGGGTTTGAGCCATGTGCGCCAACCCAAAACACGTGTGATCTCCATAAAGCCTCGCGCTACTTCAATGCAGCCCCCGCCAAACCCTTCACAGAGCTGGGCCTGCGCCCGTCGATGCTGCTGGCCTCACGCAGCATCCACAGTGCCAAGGCCATGATAGACCGGGGGGTGGCCTCGGATGGTCTGCTGGGCAAACTCGGTGGGCCAACGGCCAGCGCCGTGTTTGTCAGCACCACAGACACCCACCGCAACGTCCGTGCGGCCCTGTTCCCACCGGCGGGCATGGTGCGCGGCAAAGCGCTGCAGGTGCTGCTGCGCGAGGGTGCCGACACCAGCCCTTTGAGTGGTGTGGTGCTGTTCCAGACCGGTGTGGTCAGCCTAGGGGAGATCAACCGCCAGCAATGGCTGCCGGGTGCGCTGGCCGATCACCTGACCTCGTTTGGCGGGCAGCTCATGGACGGTCATGGCCAGATGAGTGTGCTGGATTGGCTGGAATCCGGTGCCACGGCCAGCTACGGCACCGTCAGCGAGCCGTGTAATCACTTGCAAAAATTTCCACACCCTCAAGTGCTGCTGCTGAATTACCTGCAGGGTGCCACTGCGCTGGAAGCTTATTGGCGCAGCGTGGCCTGGCCCGCACAAGGTGTGTTTGTGGGTGAACCACTGGCGGCTCCTTTTTAA